A region from the Sphingomonas sp. S2-65 genome encodes:
- a CDS encoding DUF815 domain-containing protein produces the protein MNFDSLTRIAEALERLAPAPQADADARIHPAYVWKGATLLATRAFRPLPLDMLRGLERQRDALRASLARLDVGAAAHDVLLWGARGTGKSALVKSVVASIQAGGGSLALVEVSAAELETLPALFARLESIERRFAVFLDDLGFEGAGEARLLRSMLDGGAEARPENSRLIVTSNRRHLMPRDLAEQASAINPRDSVDDSLALADRFGLSLGFHAMNQETYLEVVESYAQRHAIPFDPQEAVEWATRRGSRSGRVAWQYVVEVAGRCGKSL, from the coding sequence ATGAATTTCGATAGTCTGACTCGCATTGCCGAAGCACTGGAGCGGCTTGCACCGGCGCCGCAGGCCGACGCCGATGCCCGCATCCACCCGGCCTATGTCTGGAAGGGTGCGACGCTGCTCGCTACGCGTGCGTTTCGCCCGCTGCCGCTGGACATGCTGCGCGGACTGGAGCGCCAGCGCGACGCGTTGCGTGCGAGTCTCGCACGGCTGGACGTGGGTGCTGCGGCACATGACGTGCTGCTGTGGGGTGCGCGAGGGACGGGTAAGTCGGCGCTGGTGAAGAGCGTTGTGGCGAGCATCCAAGCAGGCGGCGGGTCGCTAGCGCTTGTGGAGGTCTCTGCGGCGGAGCTCGAGACATTGCCCGCGCTGTTCGCGAGGCTGGAAAGCATTGAGCGGCGGTTCGCGGTCTTCCTGGACGATCTTGGGTTCGAAGGCGCGGGCGAGGCGCGGCTGTTGCGGTCGATGCTGGATGGCGGCGCGGAGGCTCGGCCGGAAAACAGCCGGCTGATCGTCACGTCGAACCGCCGGCACCTGATGCCGCGCGATCTGGCGGAGCAGGCGAGTGCGATAAATCCGCGCGATTCGGTGGACGACAGCCTGGCATTGGCGGATCGGTTCGGGCTGAGTTTGGGATTTCACGCGATGAATCAGGAGACGTATCTGGAAGTTGTCGAAAGTTACGCGCAGCGGCATGCTATTCCCTTCGATCCGCAGGAGGCCGTGGAGTGGGCGACGCGGCGGGGGAGCCGTTCGGGGCGCGTGGCGTGGCAATATGTCGTCGAAGTTGCCGGAAGGTGCGGCAAGTCGCTGTGA
- a CDS encoding ABC-F family ATP-binding cassette domain-containing protein: MAAPLLAFENLGLNQGVRWLFRGLNLAVGERDRLALIGRNGAGKTTLLKLIAGSIEGDEGRRTIQPGTQVVLLEQEPRMAGCTTLRDYVLSGDDAPEHYEAEAIADQLGIDLDREAATASGGERRRAAIARALAQNPDVLLLDEPTNHLDLAAIEWLEDWLKRFNGAFIVISHDRTFLTRLTRATLWLDRGTIRRADVGFGGFEAWTEQVYAEEERNAARLDAKLKLEEHWLQRGVTGRRRRNQGRLEKLKEMRATRAAMTGPQGAAKLVTSADDTNTKVVIDAKHVTKSYGDRTIIKDFTFRVTKGDRIGLVGSNGAGKSTLLKLLTGEVTPDEGSVRLSQTLDSVIIDQQRSLMSPEKTVRDVLADGGDWIDVLGARKHIHGYLKEFLFDPSLTEAKVGTLSGGERSRLLLAREFARPSNLLVLDEPTNDLDLETLDLLQEVIADYEGTVLIVSHDRDFLDRTVTVTLGLDGSGLVDVVVGGYADWEAKRRPKTEGRKAPRTAPAAQAAPPKKAVKLTYKDQRDYDLLPKRIEEIEAQIARDEAAMADPALYTREPAKFAKLNEGIAKLRAEKDAAELRWLELAEQVEALG, translated from the coding sequence ATGGCTGCACCGCTTCTCGCCTTCGAAAATCTCGGCCTCAACCAGGGTGTCCGCTGGCTCTTCCGCGGGCTCAACCTTGCGGTGGGCGAGCGTGACCGGCTGGCGCTGATCGGCCGCAACGGCGCGGGCAAGACCACCTTGCTCAAGCTGATCGCCGGATCGATCGAGGGGGACGAGGGCCGCCGCACCATCCAGCCGGGCACCCAGGTGGTGCTGCTGGAGCAGGAGCCGCGCATGGCCGGCTGCACCACGCTGCGCGACTATGTCCTGTCCGGCGACGACGCGCCCGAGCATTATGAGGCCGAGGCGATTGCCGACCAGCTCGGGATCGACCTGGACCGCGAGGCGGCGACCGCCAGCGGCGGCGAGCGGCGCCGCGCCGCGATCGCCCGCGCGCTGGCGCAGAACCCCGACGTGCTGCTGCTCGACGAGCCCACCAACCATCTCGATCTCGCCGCGATCGAGTGGCTCGAGGATTGGCTCAAGCGCTTCAACGGCGCGTTCATCGTCATCAGCCACGACCGTACCTTCCTCACTCGGCTGACCCGCGCGACCTTGTGGCTCGACCGCGGCACGATCCGCCGCGCCGATGTCGGCTTCGGCGGGTTCGAGGCGTGGACCGAACAGGTCTATGCGGAAGAGGAACGCAACGCCGCCCGGCTCGACGCCAAGCTCAAGCTCGAGGAGCATTGGCTCCAGCGCGGCGTCACCGGCCGCCGCCGCCGCAACCAGGGACGGCTCGAAAAGCTCAAGGAGATGCGCGCCACCCGCGCGGCGATGACCGGGCCGCAGGGCGCCGCAAAGCTCGTGACCTCCGCCGACGACACCAACACCAAGGTGGTGATCGACGCCAAGCACGTCACCAAGTCTTACGGCGACCGGACCATCATCAAGGACTTCACCTTCCGCGTGACCAAGGGCGACCGCATCGGCCTGGTCGGGTCGAACGGCGCGGGCAAGTCGACGCTGCTCAAGCTGCTGACCGGCGAAGTCACTCCCGACGAAGGCAGCGTCCGCCTGTCGCAGACGCTAGACAGCGTCATCATCGACCAGCAGCGCAGCCTGATGTCGCCGGAAAAGACCGTGCGCGACGTGCTCGCCGATGGCGGCGACTGGATCGACGTGCTCGGCGCCCGGAAACACATCCACGGCTATCTCAAGGAGTTCCTGTTCGATCCCAGCCTGACCGAGGCGAAGGTCGGCACGCTCTCGGGCGGCGAGCGCTCGCGGCTGCTGCTGGCGCGTGAATTCGCGCGCCCCTCCAACCTGCTGGTGCTCGACGAGCCGACCAATGATCTCGATCTGGAAACGCTCGATCTGCTCCAGGAAGTGATCGCCGACTATGAAGGCACGGTGCTGATCGTCAGCCACGACCGCGACTTTCTCGATCGCACCGTCACGGTGACGCTCGGCCTGGACGGCTCGGGGCTCGTCGACGTGGTGGTCGGCGGCTATGCCGATTGGGAAGCCAAGCGCCGCCCCAAGACCGAAGGCCGCAAGGCGCCCCGCACCGCGCCGGCGGCCCAGGCCGCGCCACCCAAAAAGGCAGTCAAGCTGACCTACAAGGACCAGCGCGACTACGACCTGCTGCCCAAGCGCATCGAAGAGATCGAGGCCCAGATCGCCCGCGACGAAGCCGCGATGGCCGATCCCGCGCTCTACACTAGGGAGCCGGCCAAGTTCGCCAAGCTGAACGAAGGCATCGCCAAGCTCCGCGCGGAAAAGGACGCCGCCGAACTACGCTGGCTCGAACTCGCCGAACAGGTCGAGGCGCTGGGCTGA
- a CDS encoding tetratricopeptide repeat protein, with product MSFLRRLIVVLLTIGALVAAFAIWTQFGPSKSGTEARQATARSAAALKEHNASDAREWALTAIRGGAGNAEAHLALAKAMLALGDGIGAEAELRRSIEAGGDAKLMPQLRAHAFLLQGDEGKAFTEAARTAPPFRAYALRIQAHALSARGEWAKAASLFDQSARLAPLDPDTWSEIGRFRLSAGDVAGANLAAQRALALDRGHLEALRLRGELIRNQYGLLAALPWFEAALKRDPRDHATLIEYAATLGDAGRSIDALAITRRALAVRPASPQAFYLQSVVAARAGNLELARSLLAKTGGAIDSVPGMLLMKGVLDLQAGDYEQAIAKLKALVDVQPMNIAGRRLLAGAMLRRDLAPAAMDLLQGTVTRSDADSYTLLLAARGIERLGDRDKAAGLIDRSTQSISRDDAVFSPMDSIDTLTAQADEHPDDPGAQLPLLRGLYAKGDFAAGLRRAQGIAARNANVPTAQMLLGDALMLGGSAADAVPVYKHAADLRFDGPTMLRLVEALEATGKNEEAANVLALFLSQNPMDATALRLSARAQLAAGEFDAAIDSLEQVRFQIGDGDAALNADLALAYSGAGASDTAEEFAEAAYALAPASPMTANAYGWVLYQNGDLPHAAEMMRKAIRLAPDQPEPRWRLAQVYAELGNRPGAASLATAALADPRFTQRAEATALLARLR from the coding sequence ATGAGCTTCTTGCGCCGCTTGATCGTCGTGCTTCTGACGATCGGCGCGCTTGTGGCCGCGTTTGCCATCTGGACGCAGTTCGGCCCGAGCAAAAGTGGCACGGAGGCACGTCAAGCGACCGCACGCAGCGCAGCCGCGTTGAAAGAGCACAACGCCAGCGATGCTCGCGAGTGGGCACTGACTGCCATCCGTGGCGGCGCAGGAAACGCCGAAGCACATCTAGCGCTGGCGAAAGCGATGCTGGCATTGGGCGACGGCATTGGCGCCGAGGCGGAACTTAGGCGCTCGATCGAGGCTGGCGGTGACGCCAAGCTGATGCCCCAGCTACGCGCGCATGCCTTTCTGCTGCAAGGCGATGAGGGTAAGGCGTTCACCGAAGCCGCACGCACTGCACCACCGTTTCGCGCCTATGCGCTGCGCATCCAGGCGCACGCGCTGAGTGCCCGTGGCGAGTGGGCGAAAGCCGCCTCCCTGTTCGACCAGTCTGCACGCCTCGCTCCGCTAGACCCCGACACCTGGTCCGAAATCGGCAGGTTCAGACTCAGCGCCGGCGACGTAGCGGGTGCGAACCTAGCGGCACAACGCGCACTTGCGCTCGATCGTGGCCACTTGGAAGCGCTCAGGTTGCGCGGCGAATTGATCCGAAACCAGTACGGCCTCCTCGCCGCGCTTCCCTGGTTCGAGGCGGCGCTCAAACGCGATCCACGCGATCATGCGACGCTGATCGAGTACGCAGCGACACTTGGCGACGCCGGCCGGTCTATCGATGCCCTCGCCATAACCCGCCGGGCCCTCGCAGTACGCCCTGCGAGTCCTCAGGCCTTCTATCTTCAGTCGGTAGTGGCAGCACGCGCAGGCAATCTCGAGCTTGCCCGCAGCTTGCTGGCGAAAACCGGCGGCGCGATCGACAGCGTGCCCGGCATGCTGCTCATGAAAGGCGTGCTCGATCTGCAGGCCGGAGACTATGAACAGGCGATCGCAAAGCTGAAGGCGCTGGTCGACGTCCAACCTATGAACATCGCCGGACGTCGACTATTGGCTGGCGCAATGTTGCGCCGCGACCTTGCTCCGGCGGCTATGGATCTGCTTCAAGGAACGGTGACGCGCAGCGATGCAGACAGCTACACGCTGCTTCTCGCGGCGCGGGGCATTGAACGGCTTGGCGACCGAGATAAGGCGGCAGGCCTGATCGACCGCAGCACGCAGTCAATCTCGCGCGATGATGCCGTGTTCAGCCCGATGGACAGCATCGACACGCTTACAGCGCAAGCCGATGAGCATCCAGATGACCCTGGTGCCCAGCTACCGCTGCTTCGTGGGCTGTACGCAAAAGGCGACTTCGCTGCGGGCCTGCGCAGGGCGCAGGGTATCGCGGCGCGGAACGCGAACGTGCCCACTGCGCAGATGCTCTTGGGCGATGCGCTGATGCTGGGGGGGAGCGCGGCAGACGCCGTGCCGGTCTACAAGCACGCCGCGGATCTGCGTTTCGATGGACCGACCATGCTGCGACTTGTCGAAGCGCTTGAGGCTACCGGCAAGAACGAGGAAGCAGCGAACGTGCTGGCACTGTTCTTGTCGCAAAATCCGATGGATGCGACGGCGTTGCGCCTGTCGGCGCGCGCCCAACTCGCCGCTGGAGAATTTGATGCAGCGATCGATAGCTTGGAGCAAGTACGCTTCCAGATCGGCGATGGCGACGCGGCGCTCAACGCAGATCTTGCGCTCGCTTATTCCGGCGCCGGGGCGTCGGACACCGCAGAGGAGTTCGCAGAAGCCGCTTATGCACTCGCGCCCGCCAGCCCGATGACGGCGAATGCATATGGTTGGGTCTTGTACCAGAACGGCGACCTGCCGCACGCCGCGGAGATGATGCGGAAGGCGATCCGCCTCGCGCCTGATCAACCGGAGCCGCGTTGGCGGCTTGCGCAGGTTTATGCGGAACTCGGAAATCGCCCAGGCGCAGCGAGCCTCGCAACGGCTGCGCTAGCCGATCCGCGCTTCACGCAGCGTGCGGAGGCGACTGCACTGCTTGCGCGCCTGCGCTGA
- the prsR gene encoding PEP-CTERM-box response regulator transcription factor, with amino-acid sequence MSQDKRLLIVEDDLGLQRQLRWAYEGYDISCAATREEAITRIRAEEPQVVTLDLGLPPDPDGTEEGFATLEAILQLRPDTKVIVASGHGAHESMLKAIALGAWDFYQKPIDIDALGLIVARAFHVHGLEQENRRLSEWAGLGAGLGGIVTGAPEMLKVMRTVERVANADVSVMLLGASGTGKELLARGLHDASRRKGNFVAINCAAIPETLLESELFGHEKGAFTGAVKTTEGKIELADRGTLFLDEVGDIPLPLQVKLLRFLQERVVERVGGRKPIPVDTRIVCATHQNLEDMIANGRFREDLYYRLAEIVVRIPALHERAGDPGLLARHFLQKHAQTMNPGVRGFAPDALAAIDAWQWPGNVRELENRVKRAVIMADGKMVSALDLDLAAPDHGQPINLKAAREHADRKAIRHALARADGNISGTARLLGISRPTLYDLMKAYDLQP; translated from the coding sequence ATGAGCCAGGATAAGCGACTGCTGATCGTGGAGGACGATCTCGGCCTGCAGCGCCAGCTACGCTGGGCGTATGAAGGCTATGACATCAGCTGTGCGGCCACGCGCGAGGAAGCCATCACGCGCATTCGCGCGGAAGAGCCTCAGGTCGTCACGCTGGACCTTGGTCTTCCGCCGGATCCCGATGGCACGGAAGAGGGCTTTGCGACGCTGGAAGCGATCTTGCAGCTCCGCCCCGACACCAAGGTCATCGTCGCTTCGGGTCACGGTGCGCACGAGTCGATGCTCAAGGCGATCGCGCTGGGCGCCTGGGACTTCTACCAGAAGCCGATCGATATCGATGCGCTGGGCCTGATCGTCGCGCGCGCCTTCCACGTCCATGGGCTCGAACAGGAGAACCGGCGCCTCTCGGAATGGGCGGGGCTCGGCGCCGGGCTTGGCGGCATCGTCACCGGTGCGCCGGAGATGCTGAAGGTCATGCGCACAGTCGAGCGCGTGGCGAATGCGGACGTATCGGTGATGCTGCTAGGCGCCAGCGGCACGGGCAAGGAACTGCTGGCCCGTGGGCTGCATGACGCCAGCCGCCGCAAGGGTAACTTCGTAGCGATCAACTGCGCTGCCATTCCCGAAACGCTCCTCGAATCCGAACTGTTCGGCCATGAAAAGGGCGCCTTCACCGGCGCAGTAAAAACGACCGAAGGCAAGATCGAGCTGGCAGACAGAGGCACCCTGTTTCTCGACGAGGTCGGGGACATCCCGCTGCCGCTCCAGGTGAAACTTCTGCGCTTCTTGCAGGAGCGCGTCGTTGAGCGTGTCGGCGGCCGCAAGCCGATCCCGGTCGATACCCGCATCGTCTGCGCGACGCATCAGAACCTTGAAGACATGATCGCCAACGGCCGGTTCCGCGAAGACCTCTACTATCGTCTGGCGGAGATCGTGGTCCGCATACCCGCCCTTCATGAGCGCGCGGGAGACCCTGGGTTGCTCGCCCGTCATTTCCTCCAGAAGCATGCCCAGACGATGAACCCTGGTGTTCGTGGCTTCGCACCCGACGCGCTCGCTGCAATAGACGCGTGGCAGTGGCCGGGAAATGTGCGCGAGTTGGAAAATCGGGTTAAGCGCGCGGTGATCATGGCCGATGGCAAGATGGTATCTGCCCTCGACCTTGATCTCGCCGCCCCGGATCATGGCCAGCCTATCAATCTCAAGGCAGCACGCGAACACGCGGACCGCAAGGCGATCAGACACGCCTTGGCACGCGCCGATGGCAATATTTCGGGCACGGCACGGCTCTTAGGGATCAGCCGCCCGACCTTGTATGATTTGATGAAGGCTTATGATCTCCAGCCCTAG
- a CDS encoding nuclear transport factor 2 family protein, whose amino-acid sequence MAEPTPIDLLEAAIARVWNERDDQSRLAAIDELYHRDARIYEPERAITGHAEISDVVAHVLADMPPGFRFEVVGHALGHHGVAVARWRGGPPGETTVTGADAARIVDGKIHEHWFFFDPAT is encoded by the coding sequence ATGGCCGAGCCGACCCCGATCGACCTCCTCGAAGCCGCCATCGCCCGCGTCTGGAACGAGCGCGACGATCAAAGCAGGCTGGCGGCGATTGACGAACTCTACCACCGCGACGCGCGCATCTACGAGCCGGAACGTGCGATCACCGGGCACGCGGAAATATCGGACGTGGTCGCGCATGTGCTCGCCGACATGCCGCCGGGCTTCCGGTTCGAAGTGGTCGGCCACGCGCTTGGCCACCACGGCGTCGCCGTCGCCCGGTGGCGTGGCGGACCTCCGGGAGAAACCACGGTCACCGGCGCGGATGCCGCGCGCATCGTCGACGGAAAGATCCACGAGCACTGGTTCTTCTTCGATCCCGCGACCTGA
- a CDS encoding general stress protein, translating into MVHASAIFDSHAEAERAVSELRTAGVSDTDLSIIAHHGGTTTATSGEGEITDEHHRNVLRGILGGGALGAGLGVAALAIPGVGPLAAAGAIAASAVPEAMAIGAGLGALTGTFNEVLTKHGVSEDDASYYGGRMKDGGVVVTVGGSGIDAERARDILYRNGGHNSTQAQASAY; encoded by the coding sequence ATGGTTCATGCATCAGCGATTTTTGATTCGCACGCAGAGGCGGAGCGCGCGGTTTCCGAGCTTCGCACTGCCGGCGTAAGCGACACCGACCTGTCGATCATCGCGCACCATGGCGGCACTACCACTGCGACATCGGGCGAAGGCGAGATCACCGACGAGCACCATCGCAACGTCCTGCGTGGCATCCTGGGCGGCGGCGCGCTTGGCGCGGGTCTTGGCGTGGCGGCACTCGCGATCCCGGGCGTGGGCCCGCTCGCAGCGGCAGGCGCGATCGCGGCATCCGCAGTGCCCGAAGCCATGGCGATCGGCGCCGGTCTGGGCGCCCTGACCGGCACGTTCAACGAAGTGCTGACCAAGCACGGCGTGAGCGAGGACGATGCGTCCTATTATGGCGGCCGTATGAAGGATGGCGGCGTCGTGGTGACCGTTGGCGGTTCGGGCATCGACGCAGAGCGTGCCCGCGATATCCTGTACCGCAACGGCGGACACAACTCGACACAGGCTCAGGCTTCCGCATATTGA
- a CDS encoding sensor histidine kinase: MGRIGELDLPERLAPYAPAWVTQLAFALLCVAAAMLLRTGIDQFAPGAGPFALGYPAVLVATLFARWGSGMLCALISLTHTWYFVLAPHGSFFLKRPEDTPRLMVLALAYAIMILIADLFRRAVRRATAERDREIAERDLFLEEFDHRVKNNFTLVTAMLDLQRRRAASSETAEALGTALARVQSIARAHRHLYRGGTSSGELDMAAYLEELCAALSEALFLQGAVVLDCKFDSATLPRDRAVSIGLIVNELVTNAAKHAFTDRDTGMISVRFEAVANGGWRLTVADNGQGTSPELLAKGREGGLGQRLTESFARQAGGVLRAESGPEGTRITVELAG, encoded by the coding sequence ATGGGGCGAATAGGCGAACTCGATCTGCCCGAAAGGCTGGCGCCGTACGCGCCGGCCTGGGTGACGCAACTTGCGTTCGCGCTGCTGTGCGTGGCAGCGGCGATGCTGCTGCGCACCGGCATCGACCAGTTCGCGCCGGGCGCCGGCCCGTTCGCGCTGGGCTATCCCGCCGTACTGGTCGCGACGCTGTTCGCACGCTGGGGATCGGGCATGCTGTGCGCGCTCATCTCGCTCACCCACACCTGGTACTTCGTGCTGGCGCCCCATGGCAGCTTTTTCCTGAAGCGGCCGGAGGATACGCCGCGGCTGATGGTGCTGGCGCTCGCCTACGCCATCATGATCCTGATCGCCGACCTGTTCCGCCGAGCAGTGCGGCGCGCCACCGCCGAGCGCGACCGCGAGATCGCCGAGCGCGACCTGTTCCTCGAAGAGTTCGACCACCGCGTGAAGAACAACTTCACGCTGGTGACGGCGATGCTCGACCTCCAGCGCCGGCGCGCGGCGAGCAGCGAAACCGCCGAGGCGCTGGGCACCGCGCTGGCCCGGGTCCAGAGCATCGCCCGCGCACACCGGCATTTGTATCGCGGCGGCACCAGCTCGGGCGAGCTCGACATGGCCGCCTATCTGGAGGAGCTGTGCGCGGCGCTGTCCGAAGCGCTGTTCCTGCAGGGCGCGGTCGTGCTCGACTGCAAGTTCGACTCCGCCACCCTGCCGCGCGACCGCGCGGTGTCGATCGGGTTGATCGTCAACGAACTCGTGACCAACGCCGCCAAGCACGCCTTTACCGACCGCGACACTGGGATGATCAGCGTGCGGTTCGAGGCGGTGGCCAACGGCGGCTGGAGGCTGACCGTGGCCGACAATGGGCAAGGTACGTCGCCCGAACTGCTGGCCAAGGGGCGCGAGGGCGGGCTGGGCCAGCGGCTGACCGAAAGCTTCGCGCGCCAGGCCGGCGGCGTGTTGCGGGCGGAGAGCGGGCCGGAGGGCACGCGAATCACGGTGGAGCTGGCGGGGTAA
- the prsK gene encoding XrtA/PEP-CTERM system histidine kinase PrsK: MTLTIIVWTHALTALLFGGLAFWTIRSKEHGLPRAPLAAAFAITALWALAVAGIGSGDFVTQMVEALRNLAWLFAMLIIHRRDGNVRPPVALGTVYGVVGLVILANLGARVANEVAGGVADGKFENTAILLQLLAAVAALVLLNALFAALLPRAGKRMIVLAIGGIWAADTILFGTAYLGGTWRMEPVAVRGVAMMAVAAAMGTGLQRKGEWGVQVSRTVAYQSLSLVAIGGYLLFLALATSAIATVGGSHARILQTAFVLGSTAAILTLVSNSWLRAWIKVKLAKHFFRHRYDYRSEWMRFTDTLGSSEAAPLEERIVKALADLTDSPAGLLLVPDGGTLVPASSWNWDQDVIPGDDDGTLVHHLQHTGRIVDLDALRISGEGSADAQAVPHWLLASANAWVLVPLPHLGQLAGAILLARPPLPRALDWEDLDLLKVAGRQVASYLAEARAQEALAEAQRFDEFNRRFAFILHDIKNLVSQLTLTARNAERHADKPEFRADMIATLQESAERMNALLARLSQHHRSRTEPPQPVDVVPLVERVASRRKGQHPVAIVAAPAAVAIADPMSLEQVLAHLLQNAIEASAPTDPVTLAIGTESGSVVIDVIDEGCGMSQGFIRDRLFKPFVSSKSGGFGIGAFEARQLAAAMGATLEVTSREGVGSRFRVKLRGAQTSAAQMEQAA, translated from the coding sequence ATGACACTGACCATCATCGTCTGGACGCACGCGCTCACTGCGCTGTTGTTCGGAGGTCTGGCCTTCTGGACCATACGCTCCAAGGAGCATGGGCTTCCTCGGGCTCCACTTGCCGCCGCCTTTGCGATCACTGCACTTTGGGCGCTGGCGGTTGCCGGGATCGGCAGCGGCGATTTCGTGACTCAGATGGTCGAAGCGTTGCGGAACCTGGCGTGGCTGTTCGCGATGCTGATCATTCACCGCCGCGACGGCAACGTCCGTCCGCCGGTAGCGCTCGGCACTGTCTACGGAGTCGTGGGATTGGTGATCCTGGCCAATCTGGGTGCCCGCGTCGCGAATGAGGTCGCCGGGGGCGTTGCCGACGGGAAGTTCGAGAACACCGCCATCCTGCTCCAGTTGCTTGCTGCGGTCGCTGCGCTCGTGCTTCTCAATGCATTGTTCGCCGCGCTGCTGCCCCGCGCCGGCAAGCGCATGATCGTTCTCGCGATCGGCGGGATTTGGGCGGCCGACACGATCCTGTTCGGCACCGCGTATCTTGGCGGCACCTGGCGGATGGAGCCGGTTGCGGTGCGGGGCGTCGCTATGATGGCGGTGGCAGCGGCTATGGGCACCGGGCTGCAGCGAAAGGGAGAATGGGGCGTGCAAGTGTCGCGCACCGTTGCCTATCAGTCGCTCTCATTGGTCGCCATCGGCGGATATCTGCTGTTCCTGGCGCTGGCGACGAGTGCGATCGCAACGGTAGGCGGAAGTCACGCGCGCATCCTTCAAACTGCATTCGTATTGGGCTCGACCGCCGCCATCCTGACGCTGGTATCGAACAGCTGGCTGCGTGCCTGGATCAAGGTGAAGCTGGCAAAGCACTTCTTCCGCCATCGTTATGATTATCGCAGCGAGTGGATGCGCTTTACCGACACGCTCGGCTCCTCCGAAGCCGCACCCCTTGAGGAACGCATCGTCAAGGCGCTGGCGGATCTGACCGATTCGCCGGCAGGGCTGCTTCTCGTTCCGGATGGCGGCACGCTTGTACCAGCGTCTTCGTGGAACTGGGATCAAGACGTGATCCCCGGGGACGACGACGGGACGCTTGTTCACCATCTCCAGCATACCGGTCGTATCGTGGATCTGGATGCGCTGCGGATCAGCGGCGAGGGCAGCGCAGATGCACAAGCCGTCCCGCATTGGCTGCTCGCTTCGGCCAATGCCTGGGTGCTCGTGCCCCTGCCGCACCTGGGGCAGCTCGCTGGCGCCATCCTTCTCGCCCGTCCGCCCCTTCCCCGCGCCTTGGACTGGGAAGACCTTGATCTGCTGAAAGTCGCGGGGCGCCAGGTAGCGAGCTATTTGGCTGAAGCACGTGCGCAGGAAGCGTTGGCAGAAGCGCAACGCTTCGACGAGTTCAATCGGCGATTCGCGTTCATCCTGCACGACATCAAGAATCTGGTCAGCCAGTTGACGCTAACCGCGCGCAACGCCGAGCGGCACGCCGACAAACCCGAGTTCCGCGCGGACATGATTGCGACGCTTCAGGAGTCGGCGGAGCGCATGAACGCTTTGCTGGCGCGGCTCTCCCAGCATCATCGCAGCAGGACGGAGCCGCCGCAGCCGGTGGACGTCGTGCCTCTGGTCGAGCGCGTAGCAAGCCGTCGCAAGGGCCAGCACCCCGTTGCGATCGTCGCGGCACCTGCTGCAGTGGCTATCGCGGACCCGATGAGCCTTGAACAGGTGCTGGCCCATTTGCTTCAGAATGCCATCGAAGCCAGCGCCCCGACCGATCCGGTGACGCTCGCCATCGGCACGGAGAGCGGCAGCGTCGTCATCGATGTCATCGATGAAGGCTGTGGAATGTCGCAAGGCTTCATTCGCGACCGGCTCTTCAAACCGTTCGTATCGTCGAAATCCGGCGGCTTCGGCATCGGCGCCTTCGAGGCTAGGCAACTTGCGGCGGCGATGGGGGCAACATTGGAAGTGACGTCGCGCGAGGGTGTGGGGAGTCGATTTCGAGTGAAACTCAGGGGCGCGCAGACATCGGCTGCACAGATGGAACAGGCAGCATGA